A region of Sparus aurata chromosome 8, fSpaAur1.1, whole genome shotgun sequence DNA encodes the following proteins:
- the LOC115586963 gene encoding tumor necrosis factor ligand superfamily member 10-like, whose protein sequence is MAEDSQADYTNLPSRKKRRWPTTTQKIIFLLVGLNMLGLFVERWLIHKLQEKMEEISLCMSHSVCQNLSEPQESVQQGVTTISPDGPKESSEILTAQPSLNPTEPVQQKPFAHLTGVNMPEGENYRPKVQWRSSGEECVLSNMGYNNGQLLVQKTGHYYIYAKVTANAAEECSLIMHKVLKVALVYDKPIELMKSKSYRCPKPPPEISSEDGENLWNSFLAGIFELQSGDEIFVTLENVQIQPGSTESFMGAFMISP, encoded by the exons ATGGCAGAGGACAGCCAGGCCGACTACACCAACTTGCCCAGCAGGAAGAAACGAAGGTGGCCGACAACGACCCAGAAAATAATTTTCCTGCTGGTCGGACTCAACATGTTAGGACTTTTTGTCGAGAGGTGGCTGATCCATAAACTGCAAGAGAAAATGGAG gagaTTTCCCTCTGCATGTCTCATTCTGTCTGCCAGAACCTGTCAGAACCCCAAGAATCTGTCCAGCAG GGTGTCACTACAATCAGTCCAGATGGACCTAAAG AGTCCAGTGAGATTCTCACAGCGCAGCCATCTCTGAACCCAACAGAACCGGTCCAACAGAAGCCGTTTGCTCATCTCACTG GTGTCAACATGCCTGAGGGGGAAAACTACAGACCTAAGGTGCAATGGAGAAGTAGTGGTGAAGAATGTGTCCTCAGCAACATGGGCTACAACAACGGCCAGTTGCTGGTTCAGAAGACGGGTCACTACTACATCTACGCTAAAGTGACAGCAAACGCTGCAGAGGAGTGTTCACTTATCATGCACAAGGTCCTAAAAGTTGCGCTAGTATATGATAAGCCTATAGAACTGATGAAGTCAAAAAG CTACCGCTGCCCAAAACCACCTCCAGAAATATCTAGTGAGGATGGGGAGAATCTGTGGAACAGTTTCCTGGCAGGAATCTTCGAACTGCAGAGCGGAGATGAAATCTTTGTTACTCTGGAGAATGTACAGATCCAACCTGGATCCACTGAAAGCTTCATGGGGGCCTTTATGATATCACCTTAG
- the LOC115586542 gene encoding putative proline-rich protein 21 yields MLEEHLGLKRFLDDPLVPRVYPPPVFLHLCSSTPVPPPLFLHPFSSTPFPPPLFLHPCSSTPVPPPVFLHLPPPLFLHPCSSTRVPPPVFLHPCSSTRVPPPVFLHPCSSTPVPPPPSTCVLPPLFLHLPPPVFLHLCSSTPVPPPLFLHLPPPVFFHPCSSTSLHLCSSTCVPPPLFLHPCSSTPFPPPLFLHPCSSTPVPPPLFLHPCSSTSLHPFSSTPVPPPVFLHLCSSTPVPPPVFLHLCSSTPVPPPLFLHLPPPVFFHPCSSTSLHLCSSTRVPPPVFLHPCSSTCVPPPLFLHLCSSTRTSPLAGVTVSGVWTLNV; encoded by the exons ATGCTCGAGGAACATTTGGGACTGAAAAGGTTCCTCGATGATCCTCTAGTTCCCCGAGTGTACCCTCCACCTGTGTTCCTCCACCTGTGTTCCTCCACCCCTGTTCCTCCACCCCTGTTCCTCCACCCCTTTTCCTCCACCCCTTTTCCTCCACCCCTGTTCCTCCACCCCTGTTCCTCCACCCCTGTTCCTCCACCCGtgttcctccacctccctccacccCTTTTCCTCCACCCCTGTTCCTCCACCCGTGTTCCTCCACCTGTGTTCCTCCACCCCTGTTCCTCCACCCGTGTTCCTCCACCTGTGTTCCTCCACCCCTGTTCCTCCACCCCtgttcctccacctccctccacctgTGTTCTTCCACCCCtgttcctccacctccctccacctgTGTTCCTCCACCTGTGTTCCTCCACCCCTGTTCCTCCACCCCtgttcctccacctccctccacctgTGTTCTTCCACCCCtgttcctccacctccctccacctgTGTTCCTCCACCTGTGTTCCTCCACCCCTGTTCCTCCACCCCTGTTCCTCCACCCCTTTTCCTCCACCCCTTTTCCTCCACCCCTGTTCCTCCACCCCTGTTCCTCCACCCCTGTTCCTCCACCCGtgttcctccacctccctccacccCTTTTCCTCCACCCCTGTTCCTCCACCCGTGTTCCTCCACCTGTGTTCCTCCACCCCTGTTCCTCCACCCGTGTTCCTCCACCTGTGTTCCTCCACCCCTGTTCCTCCACCCCtgttcctccacctccctccacctgTGTTCTTCCACCCCtgttcctccacctccctccacctgTGTTCCTCCACCCGTGTTCCTCCACCTGTGTTCCTCCACCCCTGTTCCTCCACCTGTGTTCCTCCACCCCTGTTCCTCCACCTGTGTTCCTCCACCCGTACCTCCCCCCTCGCCGGTGTG ACCGTCAGCGGCGTCTGGACTCTGAACGTGTGA